CGGATTCCTCTGGCGTTCCGTCCGGAAACCCTCCTGGAAAAGCTCGTCGAGGCGATCCTTGGAGAACCTCCACTGGCCCCCGATCTTCAGACCGGGCACCTTCTTTTCCTTCGCCAGCTTATAGAGCGTCGCCCGGGTGATGCGCAAGTACTTCGCTGCTGCGGCAACGTCGAGAATCTCCTTAGCCATTCGAGCACACCTCTTCCGAAGAAACGGTTGTTCTCTCGCAAGCGATCGTTCTTGCTCCCCGTATCGGCGAACAAAACGCGCTTCTTGAGTTCTTTCTTCGCGAAGAGGCCGCGGCGGCGGGCGTTCGGGGACACCCGCCCAACCCGCTGGAATGCAATGTGTTACGATGATCGTCCCGCGGGCGCTAGACGCGGAGCCGCCCCCCGCGCCCGCGCGAGACAACCGGCGGGGAGTTCG
This genomic stretch from Candidatus Eisenbacteria bacterium harbors:
- a CDS encoding helix-turn-helix domain-containing protein; amino-acid sequence: MAKEILDVAAAAKYLRITRATLYKLAKEKKVPGLKIGGQWRFSKDRLDELFQEGFRTERQRNPEPEPQKTKV